Proteins from a single region of Labedella gwakjiensis:
- the nadC gene encoding carboxylating nicotinate-nucleotide diphosphorylase, with the protein MLTRFEIESAVRAALVEDAPWGDLTSTALFGPTARAEALLVSREHGTFSGGEVFRAAFELLDRDVRVTDLVPDGTRFAPGDELARVAGSARSVLQSERVALNFVQRMSGTATLTSRFVDAVRGTSTRIADTRKTTPGLRAFEKHAVVSGGGHNHRYSLSDAVMVKDNHLAVVTNGGESVSGALRALRARLPHTTHVEVEVDRLDQIEEVLAGGADTVMLDNFTLDDLRRGVSLIDGRAVAEASGTVSLETVRAIAETGVDVVSVGALTHSARALDLGLDVRISPHDALGEAVETWTP; encoded by the coding sequence GTGCTGACGCGCTTCGAGATCGAATCGGCGGTGCGTGCGGCCCTCGTGGAGGACGCCCCGTGGGGCGACCTGACGTCCACGGCCCTCTTCGGGCCGACCGCCAGGGCAGAGGCGCTCCTGGTGTCGCGCGAGCACGGCACCTTCAGTGGTGGTGAGGTGTTCCGAGCGGCTTTCGAGCTCCTCGACCGCGACGTCCGGGTCACCGATCTGGTGCCGGATGGCACCCGCTTCGCCCCGGGCGACGAGCTCGCGCGCGTCGCCGGGTCCGCGCGGTCGGTGCTCCAATCGGAGCGCGTCGCGCTCAACTTCGTGCAGCGGATGAGCGGAACGGCGACGCTCACCTCCCGATTCGTGGACGCCGTCCGGGGGACCTCGACGCGCATCGCGGACACACGGAAGACCACCCCGGGTCTCCGCGCTTTCGAGAAGCACGCCGTCGTGAGCGGAGGCGGGCACAACCATCGCTATTCCCTCTCGGACGCCGTGATGGTGAAGGACAACCACCTCGCCGTCGTCACGAACGGAGGCGAGTCCGTCTCCGGCGCTCTCCGGGCGCTGCGTGCGCGACTCCCCCACACGACCCATGTGGAGGTCGAGGTGGATCGACTCGACCAGATCGAGGAGGTGCTCGCCGGAGGGGCCGACACGGTGATGCTCGACAATTTCACCCTCGACGACCTCAGGCGCGGAGTGTCCCTCATCGACGGGCGGGCCGTCGCCGAGGCGAGCGGGACGGTATCGCTCGAGACCGTGCGCGCCATCGCCGAGACGGGGGTCGACGTCGTGTCGGTCGGAGCGTTGACGCACAGTGCTCGGGCGCTCGATCTCGGATTGGACGTGCGCATCTCCCCTCACGACGCGCTCGGTGAGGCCGTCGAGACCTGGACGCCGTGA
- a CDS encoding cysteine desulfurase family protein: MIYLDAAATAPVRREVLQAMWPYLTTEFGNPSSVHAVGEAAATALEDARRRVARAFEVRATNVVFTAGGTEADNLAVKGLALATPRGRHLIVSAIEHEAVLRSADYLARLHGFEVSIAPVDHDGRVDPEAVASLLRPDTTLVSVMHANNEVGTVQPVWEIAERAHAVGALVHTDAVQSVGQLDTRIGELGVDALTFSGHKLGAPKGTGALVLGGRHEIEPLVHGGGQERGRRSGTESVAGAVALATALEFAEAEQTSAVSAAVERDAFVSAVRSAVPTAVLTGHTTERLPRNASFVFPGVNGETILLELERRGVLSSSGSACAAGRTETSHVLLAMGLADDVARSAVRFTWVHGTTPAELAGVAESVAHSVAALRSIRS; encoded by the coding sequence GTGATCTACCTCGACGCGGCGGCGACCGCTCCCGTTCGGCGGGAGGTCCTCCAGGCGATGTGGCCGTACCTCACGACGGAATTCGGCAACCCGTCGAGCGTGCACGCCGTCGGTGAGGCCGCCGCGACGGCACTCGAGGACGCCAGACGCCGGGTCGCCCGGGCCTTCGAGGTCAGAGCGACGAATGTCGTCTTCACCGCCGGCGGGACCGAGGCGGACAACCTCGCCGTCAAGGGCCTCGCCCTCGCGACGCCGCGCGGACGTCATCTCATCGTGAGCGCGATCGAGCATGAGGCGGTCCTGCGCTCGGCCGACTATCTCGCCCGGCTCCACGGATTCGAGGTGTCGATCGCGCCCGTCGACCACGACGGGCGCGTGGACCCCGAGGCTGTCGCCTCCCTTCTCCGTCCCGACACCACCCTCGTGAGCGTGATGCACGCCAACAACGAGGTCGGCACGGTCCAGCCCGTCTGGGAGATCGCGGAGCGCGCCCACGCCGTGGGTGCCCTCGTACACACGGATGCCGTCCAGTCCGTCGGCCAGCTCGACACGCGGATCGGCGAACTGGGCGTCGACGCGCTGACGTTCTCCGGCCACAAGCTCGGGGCTCCGAAGGGCACGGGCGCCCTCGTCCTGGGTGGACGCCACGAGATCGAACCGCTCGTCCACGGCGGCGGTCAGGAGCGCGGGCGCCGCTCCGGTACCGAGTCGGTGGCAGGAGCCGTCGCCCTCGCGACGGCGCTCGAGTTCGCCGAGGCGGAGCAGACATCGGCGGTCTCGGCCGCTGTGGAACGCGATGCGTTCGTCTCGGCCGTCCGCTCGGCCGTCCCGACCGCGGTCCTCACCGGTCACACGACGGAGCGGCTGCCGCGCAACGCCTCTTTCGTGTTCCCCGGCGTCAACGGCGAGACGATCCTGCTCGAGCTCGAGCGGCGAGGGGTCCTGTCCTCGAGCGGCTCGGCGTGCGCGGCCGGGCGCACGGAGACCTCCCACGTCCTTCTCGCGATGGGCCTCGCCGATGACGTGGCCCGTTCCGCCGTCCGCTTCACCTGGGTGCACGGCACGACCCCGGCCGAACTCGCGGGCGTCGCGGAGTCCGTGGCGCACTCCGTCGCGGCTCTGCGTTCGATCCGCTCCTGA
- a CDS encoding DUF2332 domain-containing protein encodes MSDDNTDDARAVVADHYRRFAENEADPVSPLFADWARGVASSPPLLERIAALPRIKRQANLVFASARWEGCPLDPFPAAGDWMLQHWEKIVPTILARSTQTNEAARCATLLPELASIDGPIALIEVGMSAGFCLYPDRYAYRYQVGDTVAELSPPVSRGHDGSPVVIDCAVSGPTPLPTRLPDVVWRAGVDLNPIDVDDPEQVRWLQTLVWPGQEGRVERIEAAAAVVRSDPPLVVRGDLVDELPALAASAPDDATLVVIHSAVLLYLTPERRGAFVDVVRSLPAVWLANESDSALAELTAPLPAGVDPRGHFVLRRDGRPLALTGHHGQSLRFL; translated from the coding sequence GTGTCCGATGACAACACCGACGACGCACGTGCCGTCGTCGCCGACCACTACCGTCGCTTCGCCGAGAACGAGGCGGACCCCGTCTCCCCGCTCTTCGCCGACTGGGCGCGCGGAGTCGCCTCCTCTCCCCCGCTCCTCGAACGGATCGCCGCGCTGCCTCGGATCAAGCGCCAGGCGAACCTCGTCTTCGCGTCGGCACGCTGGGAGGGGTGCCCGCTCGATCCCTTCCCCGCCGCCGGAGACTGGATGCTCCAGCACTGGGAGAAGATCGTCCCCACGATCCTCGCGCGATCCACGCAGACCAACGAGGCCGCCCGGTGCGCGACCCTCCTCCCGGAACTCGCCTCCATCGATGGACCGATCGCCCTCATCGAAGTGGGGATGTCGGCGGGATTCTGCCTCTATCCCGACCGATACGCGTACCGGTACCAGGTCGGGGACACGGTCGCCGAGCTCAGTCCTCCCGTCTCGCGCGGCCACGACGGCTCCCCCGTCGTGATCGATTGCGCCGTCTCCGGTCCGACGCCGCTACCGACGCGCCTCCCCGACGTGGTCTGGCGCGCGGGAGTCGACCTGAACCCCATCGACGTCGACGACCCCGAGCAGGTGCGCTGGCTCCAGACCCTCGTCTGGCCGGGGCAGGAGGGTCGCGTCGAGCGGATCGAGGCCGCCGCAGCGGTCGTCCGGTCGGACCCGCCCCTCGTCGTCCGCGGGGACCTCGTCGACGAGCTTCCCGCCCTCGCAGCCTCAGCGCCGGACGACGCGACGCTCGTGGTCATCCACAGCGCCGTGCTCCTCTATCTGACGCCGGAGCGGCGCGGCGCCTTCGTCGACGTCGTTCGTTCACTGCCCGCGGTGTGGCTCGCGAACGAGAGCGACTCAGCCCTCGCCGAGCTGACCGCACCGTTGCCGGCCGGGGTCGACCCGCGCGGACACTTCGTCCTCCGTCGCGATGGTCGCCCCCTCGCCCTCACCGGTCACCACGGGCAGTCGCTGCGCTTCCTGTGA
- a CDS encoding carboxymuconolactone decarboxylase family protein, which yields MTSSRATGGAAMTIITTPTDDEVSGTTAEIYASDRDDLGYVAEHTRLMAMNLDAFAAWEDLARAVARPLGLRRYELVTLAAAKGAGSALCRLAHGRRSLSLFEAGQLERIARDHRDAGLTDAEVAMMDFAEKVSRDAAGMTDADGETLRRHGFSDREIVDIALAAAARNYYSRAIAALGASVEEMPGLDPRLAAALTEGL from the coding sequence ATGACCTCATCACGAGCGACGGGCGGTGCAGCCATGACCATCATCACGACGCCGACGGACGACGAGGTCAGCGGCACGACCGCCGAGATCTACGCCTCCGATCGGGACGACCTCGGGTACGTGGCCGAGCACACGAGACTCATGGCGATGAACCTGGATGCCTTCGCGGCGTGGGAGGACCTGGCCCGTGCTGTCGCGCGGCCCCTGGGCCTCCGGCGCTACGAACTCGTGACGCTCGCCGCGGCCAAGGGGGCCGGTTCGGCGCTGTGCCGTCTCGCCCACGGGCGGAGATCACTGTCGCTCTTCGAGGCCGGACAGCTGGAACGGATCGCTCGGGATCACCGGGATGCCGGCCTCACCGATGCGGAGGTGGCGATGATGGACTTCGCCGAGAAGGTCAGCCGCGACGCAGCCGGCATGACCGACGCCGATGGTGAGACGCTCCGGCGGCACGGCTTCTCCGACCGCGAGATCGTCGACATCGCCCTCGCTGCGGCCGCACGGAACTACTACAGCCGGGCGATCGCGGCGCTCGGGGCATCCGTCGAGGAGATGCCCGGTCTCGACCCGCGTCTCGCGGCCGCCCTCACCGAGGGTCTGTGA
- a CDS encoding SRPBCC family protein, with amino-acid sequence MTVHLHLETVLPVGADTAFDLARDLDAHLDSMRSSGERIVGGRGGGRIEEGEHVAWRARHLGLPFTLVSRITEFERPTIFVDEEIAGPFRRLRHEHRFSAHGDGCLMTDDIVFDAPFGFVGRISERLVLEHYMRELIVSRNRHLVIAARRIAADVTDPR; translated from the coding sequence ATGACCGTCCACCTGCACCTCGAAACCGTGCTGCCCGTGGGCGCCGACACGGCCTTCGATCTCGCACGCGATCTCGACGCGCACCTCGACTCGATGCGCTCATCCGGCGAACGGATCGTCGGCGGCCGCGGCGGCGGGCGCATCGAGGAGGGCGAGCACGTCGCCTGGCGGGCTCGACACCTCGGACTGCCCTTCACCCTCGTGTCGCGCATCACGGAGTTCGAGAGACCGACCATCTTCGTCGACGAGGAGATCGCCGGACCATTCCGACGGTTGCGGCACGAGCATCGCTTCTCCGCCCATGGTGACGGTTGCCTCATGACCGACGACATCGTGTTCGACGCGCCGTTCGGGTTCGTGGGCCGAATCTCCGAGAGGCTCGTCCTGGAGCACTACATGCGCGAGCTCATCGTCTCGCGCAACCGGCATCTCGTGATCGCGGCTCGACGGATCGCTGCGGACGTCACAGACCCTCGGTGA
- a CDS encoding alpha/beta fold hydrolase: protein MTTPFSSLEDYIALPRVESLALSPDGRKAVLTVATLSTDRTSFDRALWEIEADGEGVPRRLTRSAKGESGAAFTGSGDVLFVSGRADASAAEAPDAPQLWLLPSRGGEARCLTRLAGGVSSIAATALDGETVVISADLLPSSRSIEEDAAARKRRTDASITAVFHESYPVRYWDHDLGPGVPHLLALETPGGDELPEVRDSVETGRSADESRGVYPSHLTSPRDLTPTPRRSADTAGQALTPDGRTLIASLRVAEKRSGRFVLVAIDVASGERTSLFDEPGVHVESPVISRDGRRLAFLRAPFHTADAPADQEIWVADIDGGDARRIATDWDRWPSSLVFDRDGTNIIATADHDGRGPIFRLPLDGSAPEQLTTDDFAYTHVAVDASSGDLVALRSSWTRPPHPVRVRADGEVFLLATPAGAPAPLGSITEVATTADDGARVRGWLLLPDGASAETPAPLLLWIHGGPLNSWNAWSWRWNPQLALAKGYAVLLPDPALSTGYGLDFIARGWNAWGAAPYTDLLAITDEAVRRDDIDEDRTAAMGGSFGGYMANWVAGHTDRFRAIVSHASLWALDQFIGTTDNSEFWQTVFTPRGLTENSPHHFVRDIVTPLLVVHGDRDYRVPVGESLRLWSELAEHHADDDGTTPHRFLLFPDENHWVLKPQHAVVWYETVFAFLDQHVHDRAWSRPAQLG from the coding sequence ATGACGACTCCCTTCTCCTCGCTCGAGGACTACATCGCTCTTCCCCGGGTCGAGTCCCTCGCCCTCTCGCCGGACGGCCGGAAGGCCGTTCTCACCGTTGCGACGCTGTCCACCGATCGCACCTCCTTCGACCGTGCGCTGTGGGAGATCGAGGCGGACGGCGAGGGAGTGCCGCGCCGTCTGACACGTTCCGCGAAAGGCGAGAGCGGGGCCGCATTCACAGGGTCGGGTGACGTGCTCTTCGTGTCGGGCCGCGCTGACGCCTCCGCCGCGGAGGCACCGGATGCACCGCAGCTGTGGCTGCTCCCGTCACGCGGAGGGGAAGCCCGGTGCCTGACGAGGCTCGCCGGCGGCGTCTCGTCGATCGCCGCGACGGCTCTCGACGGTGAGACCGTCGTGATCTCGGCCGATCTGCTGCCTTCGTCCCGCTCCATCGAGGAGGACGCCGCCGCGCGGAAGCGGCGGACCGACGCCTCCATCACGGCGGTGTTCCACGAAAGCTATCCCGTCCGGTACTGGGACCACGACCTGGGACCGGGCGTTCCCCATCTGCTCGCCCTCGAGACGCCTGGTGGCGACGAGCTGCCGGAAGTACGCGACTCGGTGGAGACCGGCCGATCCGCGGACGAGAGCCGCGGGGTGTACCCCTCGCACCTCACCAGCCCACGTGACCTGACTCCCACGCCCCGACGGTCGGCCGACACCGCCGGCCAGGCTCTGACGCCCGACGGCCGAACACTCATCGCCTCTCTCCGCGTCGCCGAGAAGCGGTCGGGCCGCTTCGTCCTCGTGGCCATCGACGTCGCGAGCGGGGAGCGCACGTCGCTCTTCGACGAACCCGGTGTCCACGTCGAGTCGCCGGTCATCAGCCGCGACGGAAGGCGGCTCGCCTTCCTCCGCGCACCGTTCCACACCGCTGACGCTCCCGCGGACCAGGAGATCTGGGTCGCCGACATCGACGGAGGCGACGCGCGCCGCATCGCGACGGACTGGGATCGGTGGCCCTCGTCCCTCGTCTTCGACCGGGACGGCACGAACATCATCGCGACCGCCGACCACGACGGACGCGGCCCCATCTTCCGCCTGCCGCTCGACGGCTCCGCTCCGGAGCAGCTCACGACGGACGACTTCGCGTACACCCACGTCGCCGTCGACGCGTCGTCCGGTGACCTCGTCGCGCTGCGCTCCTCCTGGACCCGCCCGCCACACCCCGTCCGCGTCCGCGCCGATGGCGAGGTGTTCCTCCTCGCGACGCCCGCTGGCGCTCCGGCACCGCTGGGTTCCATCACCGAGGTCGCGACGACCGCGGACGACGGAGCGCGCGTCCGTGGATGGCTCCTCCTCCCCGACGGGGCGTCGGCGGAGACGCCGGCACCGCTTCTCCTGTGGATCCACGGGGGACCCCTCAACAGCTGGAACGCGTGGAGCTGGCGGTGGAACCCGCAGCTCGCCCTCGCCAAGGGCTACGCCGTCCTGCTGCCGGACCCGGCCCTGTCCACCGGCTACGGCCTCGACTTCATCGCGCGCGGGTGGAACGCGTGGGGAGCCGCGCCGTACACGGATCTCCTGGCGATCACAGACGAGGCCGTGCGACGCGACGACATCGACGAGGACCGGACGGCCGCGATGGGCGGGTCGTTCGGTGGCTACATGGCCAACTGGGTGGCGGGTCACACCGACCGCTTCCGCGCCATCGTGAGCCATGCGAGCCTCTGGGCGCTCGACCAGTTCATCGGAACCACCGACAACTCCGAGTTCTGGCAGACCGTCTTCACACCCAGAGGGCTGACGGAGAACTCGCCTCATCACTTCGTGCGCGACATCGTGACACCCCTGCTCGTCGTCCACGGAGACCGTGACTATCGTGTCCCCGTCGGGGAGAGCCTGCGGTTGTGGTCGGAGCTCGCCGAACACCACGCCGACGACGACGGCACGACGCCGCACCGGTTCCTCCTCTTCCCCGACGAGAATCACTGGGTTCTGAAGCCACAGCATGCTGTCGTCTGGTACGAGACGGTATTCGCCTTCCTCGACCAGCACGTCCACGATCGCGCCTGGAGCAGACCGGCGCAGCTCGGTTGA
- a CDS encoding M23 family metallopeptidase produces the protein MTHSEPLATPHLSRRNIVLGASALAASALLADIFGPFPSAPARAAEPEWYFPFMTRYSIRSDFGPRASPCAGCSSFHRGLDYSPGRNTQIYAAAAGTIVWRRDDLNYGQFEANSFGNCLTIDHGDGFQTVYAHLERGTLAPLGEIAAGAPIARVGHNGSSTGPHLHIEVRQNGVSIDPEPKIQLAPLASAVPEQSDLERLDMMMITCNAAYKNVTKHYTAIVGFKSLHHLTALERDSLIKHGKMTQRTMTPAEFEAILTALQIPITAAVAGANYDGGK, from the coding sequence ATGACTCATTCCGAGCCACTCGCCACCCCCCACCTCTCTCGCCGGAACATCGTTCTGGGCGCGAGCGCTCTGGCGGCGTCGGCGCTCCTGGCCGATATCTTCGGGCCGTTCCCCAGCGCGCCCGCGCGCGCAGCGGAACCGGAGTGGTACTTCCCCTTCATGACCCGCTACTCGATCCGCAGCGACTTCGGTCCTCGCGCATCGCCGTGCGCGGGCTGCAGCTCCTTCCACCGCGGTCTCGACTACTCACCCGGACGCAACACCCAGATATACGCGGCCGCTGCCGGCACGATCGTGTGGCGGCGGGACGACCTCAACTACGGACAGTTCGAGGCGAACAGCTTCGGCAATTGCCTCACGATCGACCACGGCGACGGATTCCAGACCGTTTACGCGCACCTGGAACGGGGCACGCTCGCCCCGCTCGGCGAGATCGCTGCCGGGGCACCGATCGCCCGCGTCGGCCACAACGGTTCCTCGACCGGGCCGCACCTCCACATCGAGGTCCGCCAGAACGGCGTCAGCATCGACCCGGAACCCAAGATCCAGCTCGCCCCGCTCGCTTCAGCTGTACCGGAACAGAGTGACCTCGAAAGGCTCGACATGATGATGATCACCTGCAACGCGGCGTACAAGAACGTCACGAAGCACTACACGGCCATCGTGGGCTTCAAGAGCCTGCACCACCTCACCGCCCTCGAGCGGGACAGCCTCATCAAGCACGGCAAGATGACGCAGCGCACGATGACGCCCGCGGAGTTCGAGGCGATCCTCACCGCGCTGCAGATCCCGATCACTGCGGCCGTCGCCGGTGCGAACTACGACGGCGGGAAGTAG
- a CDS encoding ribonuclease inhibitor, with protein MPVDLRLEGSVVRDIPSFYDEVNRVFMAGESWRLGQSLDALNDMLYGGYGALRGRSGARIVWADHEVSRLGLGRETTIAYYTAKLARPDAFNADAARTALADLREGAGRTYFDIVLEIFADHPELHLDLA; from the coding sequence ATGCCGGTTGACCTGCGCCTCGAGGGTTCCGTGGTGCGAGACATCCCGTCGTTCTACGACGAGGTGAACAGGGTGTTCATGGCGGGGGAGTCCTGGCGTCTCGGCCAGAGTCTCGATGCTCTGAACGACATGTTGTACGGCGGCTACGGGGCGCTGCGAGGACGATCGGGGGCGCGCATCGTGTGGGCCGATCACGAGGTGAGCAGACTGGGTCTCGGTCGTGAGACGACGATCGCCTACTACACGGCGAAGCTCGCGCGGCCCGACGCCTTCAACGCCGATGCCGCGCGGACGGCGCTCGCCGATCTGCGGGAGGGTGCGGGTCGTACCTACTTCGATATCGTGCTCGAGATCTTCGCGGACCACCCCGAACTGCACCTCGATCTCGCGTAA
- a CDS encoding response regulator, which translates to MIRVIVVDDHAMVREGLVSVLGADGDVEVVGSASNGADALELVHETRPAVVVMDLSMPVMDGVEATRLICAQHPDSRVLVLTSFSDRDRVSRAVAAGAAGYQLKDAEPADLRAAVRAVAAGHAPLDPRVAGVLLPTRAAAGPLSTREREVVALVATGLANKQIATALGITERTVKAHLGSIFRQLGVADRTSAALWARDNLRGEEHTDAG; encoded by the coding sequence ATGATCCGGGTGATCGTCGTCGACGACCATGCGATGGTGCGCGAGGGACTCGTCTCCGTGCTCGGCGCGGACGGAGACGTCGAGGTCGTCGGGTCGGCGAGCAACGGCGCCGACGCGCTCGAGCTCGTCCACGAGACACGGCCGGCGGTCGTCGTCATGGACCTGTCGATGCCCGTGATGGACGGGGTGGAGGCCACACGCCTGATCTGCGCCCAGCACCCCGACTCGCGCGTGCTCGTTCTCACCTCGTTCTCCGATCGGGACCGGGTGAGCCGCGCGGTCGCCGCCGGCGCCGCCGGGTACCAGCTCAAGGACGCGGAACCCGCCGACCTCCGCGCGGCCGTCCGCGCCGTCGCCGCGGGGCACGCTCCCCTCGACCCGCGCGTGGCCGGCGTCCTCCTCCCCACGCGGGCGGCGGCCGGTCCGTTGAGCACGCGGGAACGCGAGGTCGTCGCCCTCGTGGCCACGGGCCTCGCGAACAAGCAGATCGCGACGGCCCTCGGCATCACCGAACGCACGGTCAAGGCCCACCTCGGCAGCATCTTCCGCCAACTCGGCGTGGCCGACCGCACGAGCGCGGCTCTGTGGGCACGCGACAATCTTCGCGGAGAGGAGCACACGGATGCCGGTTGA